Proteins from one Chroococcidiopsis sp. CCMEE 29 genomic window:
- a CDS encoding ribulose bisphosphate carboxylase small subunit, protein MVVRSFAAPPTPWSKSLAEPKIDQSAYVHSFSNIIGDVYVGSNVMVAPGTSIRADEGNPFYIGEGTNIQDGVVVHGLEQGRVVGDDQNQYSVWIGKNSSITHMALIHGPAYVGDDCFIGFRSTVFNARVGNGCIVMMHVLIQDVEIAPGKYVPSGAVITNQQQADRLPDVQAVDLEFARHVVGVNDALRSGYLCAGDDTCMAPIRNELTGHHSSNGRTKAVTSSSLNTEAVEQVRNLLAQGYKIGTEHVDQRRFRTGSWQSCSPIDARHESEAIAALEACLAEHTGEYVRLFGIDPKAKRRVLETIIQRPDDKGSQPATKAAAPAKTRSSGAATSSGLSPEIVEQVRNLLAQGYKVGTEHVDQRRFRTGSWQSCGKIDSKQESQVLAAIEASLAEYAGEYVRLIGIDPKAKRRVVETIVQRPDDRVSQPVNRGTMNGAATGSSSNRSSGAVTSSKLSPETVEQVRNLLNSGYTIGTEHVDQRRFRTGSWQSCSPINTKQESEAIAALEECMANHGGEYVRLIGIDPKAKKRVLETIIQRPGN, encoded by the coding sequence ATGGTAGTCCGCAGCTTTGCTGCTCCACCGACCCCTTGGTCAAAAAGTTTGGCAGAGCCAAAGATTGATCAATCCGCTTATGTGCATTCTTTTTCTAACATTATTGGAGACGTGTATGTTGGTTCGAATGTGATGGTTGCCCCTGGGACATCAATTCGTGCTGATGAAGGTAATCCTTTTTATATTGGCGAAGGCACCAACATCCAAGATGGTGTGGTCGTTCATGGTCTAGAGCAAGGTCGGGTAGTGGGGGATGACCAAAATCAATACTCAGTTTGGATTGGGAAAAATTCTTCCATTACCCACATGGCTTTAATTCATGGACCAGCTTATGTTGGCGATGATTGCTTTATCGGCTTTCGCTCTACAGTCTTTAACGCCAGGGTGGGTAATGGCTGCATTGTGATGATGCACGTCTTGATCCAAGACGTGGAGATTGCTCCTGGTAAGTATGTGCCTTCGGGAGCGGTGATTACTAACCAGCAGCAAGCTGACCGCTTACCAGATGTACAAGCAGTGGATCTGGAATTTGCCCGGCATGTGGTGGGTGTTAATGATGCCTTGCGCTCAGGGTATCTGTGTGCTGGGGATGATACTTGTATGGCACCAATTCGAAATGAGTTAACAGGACACCATAGCTCAAACGGTAGGACTAAGGCAGTGACGAGTTCTTCACTTAATACTGAAGCAGTAGAGCAGGTACGCAACCTGTTGGCTCAAGGATATAAGATTGGCACCGAGCATGTGGATCAGCGCCGTTTCCGCACTGGCTCTTGGCAAAGTTGCAGTCCGATTGACGCTCGCCATGAGTCGGAAGCGATCGCAGCTTTAGAGGCTTGTCTAGCAGAACATACTGGGGAGTATGTGCGCTTGTTCGGGATTGACCCCAAAGCAAAGCGGCGAGTATTGGAGACAATTATCCAAAGACCGGATGACAAAGGGTCTCAACCTGCAACTAAAGCTGCCGCCCCCGCAAAAACCCGTAGCAGTGGTGCAGCCACAAGTTCTGGACTAAGCCCAGAAATCGTGGAACAGGTACGCAACCTGTTGGCTCAAGGATACAAGGTTGGCACCGAGCATGTGGATCAGCGCCGTTTCCGCACTGGCTCTTGGCAAAGTTGTGGAAAGATCGACAGTAAACAGGAATCACAGGTACTTGCAGCAATTGAGGCGAGTCTGGCTGAATACGCTGGGGAATACGTGCGGTTAATTGGCATTGACCCCAAAGCCAAGCGGCGAGTGGTGGAAACAATCGTTCAAAGACCAGATGATCGGGTATCCCAACCCGTCAATAGAGGAACGATGAACGGGGCAGCAACTGGGTCCTCAAGTAACCGTAGCAGTGGTGCGGTGACAAGTTCTAAGCTCAGCCCCGAAACGGTTGAGCAGGTGCGAAACCTATTGAATTCGGGTTACACAATTGGCACTGAGCATGTGGATCAGCGACGTTTCCGCACGGGCTCCTGGCAAAGCTGTAGTCCGATTAACACTAAGCAAGAGTCGGAAGCGATCGCCGCGCTTGAGGAGTGCATGGCAAACCATGGTGGAGAATACGTGCGCCTGATTGGTATTGACCCGAAGGCAAAGAAGCGGGTGTTGGAGACAATTATCCAACGTCCCGGTAATTAG
- a CDS encoding carbon dioxide-concentrating mechanism protein CcmK, whose translation MPIAVGMIETKGFPAVVEAADAMVKAARVTLVGYEKIGSARVTVIVRGDVSEVQASVSAGVDAARRVNGGEVLSTHIIARPHENLEYVLPIRYTEGVEQFRDM comes from the coding sequence GTGCCAATTGCTGTTGGAATGATTGAGACTAAAGGCTTTCCTGCTGTTGTTGAAGCCGCCGATGCGATGGTTAAAGCCGCTCGCGTCACGCTAGTGGGCTACGAAAAAATTGGTAGCGCTCGCGTGACCGTGATTGTCCGCGGGGATGTCTCAGAGGTGCAAGCCTCAGTTTCGGCTGGGGTTGACGCAGCTAGGCGGGTGAACGGTGGTGAGGTTTTGTCTACTCACATCATTGCGCGTCCCCATGAAAACCTAGAATATGTGCTGCCGATTCGCTACACAGAAGGAGTCGAACAGTTCCGCGACATGTAA
- a CDS encoding carbon dioxide-concentrating mechanism protein CcmK: MAIAVGMIETLGFPAVVEAADAMVKAARVTLVGYEKIGSGRVTVIVRGDVSEVQASVSAGVDSVKRVNGGQVLSTHIIARPHENLEYVLPIRYTEAVEQFRESVSGIRPYNRP; the protein is encoded by the coding sequence ATGGCAATTGCAGTTGGAATGATTGAAACCCTGGGCTTTCCAGCAGTTGTAGAAGCTGCTGATGCGATGGTAAAAGCCGCTCGCGTCACGCTAGTGGGGTATGAAAAAATTGGTAGCGGTCGTGTAACCGTAATTGTGCGGGGAGATGTCTCAGAAGTGCAAGCCTCAGTTTCGGCTGGGGTTGACTCAGTCAAGCGAGTCAATGGCGGACAGGTGCTATCTACGCACATCATTGCACGTCCGCACGAAAACCTGGAATATGTGTTGCCGATTCGCTATACCGAAGCAGTGGAGCAGTTCCGCGAGAGTGTCAGCGGCATTCGCCCCTATAACAGACCGTAA
- a CDS encoding isochorismatase yields MNPQTITQLPIPTYFEPEGVGKVWRVPYQERAAQASDWAKKYNIKPAVEDRTRICLLLVDVQNTFCIPGFELFVSGQSGTGAVDDNRRLCEFIYRNLDAISAIAPTLDTHTAMQIFHPVFWVNEAEEHPIPAATNITPADIKQGIWKVNPDVAYSLGREYSALQNHALHYVQQLSQHGKYPLTVWPYHSMLGGIGHALVSAVEEAVFFHCIARSSQTEFQIKGNNPLTENYSVLSPEVLEDANGRPIAQKNRRLIQQLLDFDAVIIAGQAKSHCVGWTIDDLLTAIQQTNLSLTQKVYLLEDCTSPVVIPGVVDYTQQADAAFKRFAAAGMHIVKSTESIIQKVKNE; encoded by the coding sequence ATGAATCCACAGACAATAACCCAGCTACCAATTCCAACCTACTTTGAACCCGAAGGGGTAGGCAAAGTCTGGCGCGTACCTTATCAAGAACGAGCAGCCCAAGCCAGCGATTGGGCAAAAAAATACAACATCAAGCCAGCAGTTGAGGACAGAACTCGGATCTGCTTGCTGCTAGTTGATGTGCAGAACACCTTTTGCATTCCCGGATTTGAACTATTTGTTAGTGGACAGTCCGGCACTGGGGCAGTAGACGACAATCGGCGACTGTGCGAGTTTATTTATCGGAACTTGGACGCGATTAGTGCGATCGCACCCACTCTAGACACCCACACAGCAATGCAAATATTCCATCCTGTGTTCTGGGTTAACGAAGCTGAAGAACATCCTATCCCAGCTGCGACCAACATTACACCCGCAGATATTAAGCAAGGTATCTGGAAAGTCAATCCAGATGTAGCTTACAGTCTTGGTAGAGAATACTCGGCACTCCAAAATCATGCCCTGCATTACGTTCAGCAGCTGAGTCAACACGGCAAATACCCCTTGACCGTGTGGCCCTATCATTCCATGCTAGGCGGTATCGGTCATGCTCTGGTTTCCGCTGTGGAGGAAGCAGTTTTTTTCCACTGTATCGCTCGTAGCAGCCAAACTGAATTCCAAATCAAGGGTAATAATCCCTTAACTGAAAACTATTCTGTCCTGAGTCCTGAAGTGTTAGAGGATGCTAATGGCAGACCTATTGCCCAAAAGAACAGGCGCTTGATTCAGCAGCTACTGGATTTTGATGCTGTCATCATTGCTGGTCAAGCCAAGAGTCACTGTGTTGGCTGGACTATTGATGACTTACTCACTGCAATTCAGCAAACCAACCTCAGCCTTACTCAGAAAGTATATCTCCTAGAAGATTGCACTTCTCCTGTCGTCATTCCTGGTGTAGTTGACTACACCCAACAAGCTGATGCTGCCTTCAAACGCTTCGCCGCTGCAGGCATGCATATAGTCAAATCAACCGAATCAATCATCCAAAAGGTCAAGAACGAGTGA
- a CDS encoding LysR family transcriptional regulator: MKQATLHQLKVFEAAARHGSFTRAAEELFLTQPTVSMQVKQLTKAVGLPLFEQVGKRLYLTEAGQELFATCREIFEQLSQFEMKVADLKGLKQGQLRLAVITTAKYFIPRLLGPFCQLYPGIDISLQVTNHSGILERLKENLDDLYIVSQLPEHFDVNCHPFLENPLVVLAPSDHPLADEKNISLQRLSEEPFIVREPGSGTRTAVQKLFDDQGISLKVKLELGSNEAIKQAITGGLGISVLSRHTLTPEGAATKLTILDVEGFPISRHWYMIYPAGKQLSVVARTYFEYLMEAAKQIAEQTNDARPAP; the protein is encoded by the coding sequence GTGAAGCAAGCAACGCTTCACCAATTAAAGGTATTTGAAGCCGCAGCGCGTCATGGTAGCTTTACCCGCGCCGCTGAGGAACTTTTTTTGACTCAACCAACGGTCTCAATGCAAGTGAAGCAACTAACAAAGGCAGTTGGTTTGCCCCTGTTTGAACAAGTGGGTAAGCGCCTTTACCTCACCGAAGCGGGACAGGAACTGTTTGCTACCTGTCGGGAAATTTTTGAGCAGTTATCTCAGTTTGAGATGAAGGTAGCAGATTTAAAAGGGTTGAAGCAGGGACAATTGCGGCTAGCAGTAATTACAACAGCTAAATACTTTATCCCCCGTTTATTAGGTCCATTTTGCCAGCTTTATCCAGGCATTGATATTTCCCTTCAAGTGACGAATCACTCAGGTATTCTAGAACGCCTCAAGGAAAATCTGGATGACTTGTATATTGTCAGCCAGCTTCCAGAACATTTTGATGTGAATTGCCATCCGTTTCTAGAAAATCCCTTGGTGGTGTTAGCACCGAGCGATCATCCCCTAGCTGATGAGAAGAATATCTCTCTGCAACGCCTGAGTGAAGAGCCTTTTATTGTCCGGGAACCTGGTTCAGGTACGCGCACAGCAGTGCAGAAGTTATTCGATGACCAGGGAATTTCTCTGAAAGTCAAGCTGGAATTGGGCAGTAACGAAGCGATTAAGCAAGCTATCACTGGCGGTTTAGGAATTTCAGTTTTGTCGCGCCACACCTTAACCCCTGAGGGAGCAGCGACTAAGCTGACGATTCTGGATGTAGAAGGCTTTCCAATTAGCCGTCATTGGTACATGATCTACCCAGCGGGCAAACAACTGTCTGTTGTTGCCCGCACCTATTTTGAGTATCTTATGGAGGCAGCAAAGCAGATTGCCGAACAAACTAATGATGCACGTCCAGCACCGTAA
- a CDS encoding NAD-dependent epimerase/dehydratase family protein encodes MKVLVIGGDGYCGWATALYLSNRGYEVGILDSLVRRHWDLELGVETLTPITSIHQRLQRWHDLTGKSIQLLIGDITNYEFLSKAVHSFEPEAIVHFGEQRSAPFSMIDREHAVLTQVNNIVGTLNLLYLMRESFPDCHLVKLGTMGEYGTPNIDIEEGYITIEHNGRKDTLPYPKQPGSMYHLSKVHDSHNIHFACRIWGLRATDLNQGVVYGVLTEETGMDELLINRLDYDGVFGTALNRFCIQAAIGHPLTVYGKGGQTRGFLDIRDTVRCIELAIANPAQPGEFRVFNQFTEMFSVGDLALMVKKAGNAMGLNVEVNHLDNPRVEKEEHYFNAKNTNLLSLGLQPHYLSEALLDSLLNFAIKYQQRVDQNQILPKVSWRR; translated from the coding sequence ATGAAAGTCCTGGTTATTGGTGGCGATGGCTATTGCGGTTGGGCAACCGCACTTTATTTGTCTAATCGAGGTTATGAAGTAGGAATTTTAGATAGCTTAGTGCGACGGCACTGGGATCTAGAGCTAGGAGTGGAAACCCTAACCCCGATTACGTCAATTCATCAAAGGCTACAGCGGTGGCACGATTTGACTGGTAAATCAATTCAACTGTTAATTGGTGATATTACTAACTACGAGTTTTTAAGCAAGGCGGTACACTCTTTTGAGCCTGAGGCGATCGTGCATTTTGGCGAGCAGCGATCGGCTCCTTTTTCAATGATCGACCGCGAACACGCTGTTCTGACCCAAGTTAATAATATAGTCGGGACGCTGAATTTGCTGTATTTGATGCGGGAGAGTTTCCCAGACTGTCACCTCGTCAAGCTAGGGACGATGGGTGAGTATGGAACACCCAACATCGATATTGAAGAAGGCTACATCACTATAGAACACAACGGGCGCAAGGATACTTTGCCGTATCCGAAGCAGCCAGGTAGTATGTACCATCTGAGTAAAGTACACGATAGCCACAATATCCACTTTGCTTGCCGGATTTGGGGTTTACGTGCTACCGACTTGAACCAAGGCGTAGTTTATGGCGTGCTGACAGAAGAGACAGGAATGGATGAGTTGTTAATTAACCGTCTGGACTATGATGGGGTGTTCGGCACAGCGCTGAATCGTTTTTGTATTCAAGCAGCAATCGGTCATCCTTTAACGGTATATGGCAAGGGTGGTCAGACTCGCGGCTTTTTAGATATTCGGGATACGGTACGGTGTATAGAACTAGCGATCGCGAATCCAGCGCAACCTGGTGAATTTCGCGTTTTCAACCAGTTCACTGAAATGTTCAGTGTAGGCGACTTAGCACTAATGGTGAAGAAAGCTGGTAATGCCATGGGATTGAATGTGGAAGTCAATCACTTAGACAACCCCAGAGTCGAGAAGGAAGAACATTATTTCAACGCTAAAAACACGAATTTGTTGAGTCTTGGCTTACAGCCTCACTACCTCTCAGAAGCATTGCTGGATTCTCTGCTCAACTTTGCCATCAAGTACCAGCAGCGCGTCGATCAAAACCAGATTCTCCCTAAAGTCTCTTGGCGACGGTAG
- a CDS encoding carbon dioxide-concentrating mechanism protein: protein MQAQNQGLIVSQRANRTDFQDMALGLVSTRSFPAIVGTADMMLKTSGVTLVGYEKIGSGYCTAIVRGGTADVRLAVKEGADTAESFGQLVSSLVIPRPLPNLEAVLPIGNRLSQLAQSGGHSRLSNQAIGLLETRGFPAMVGAADAMLKAADVQLASYETIGAGLCTIIIRGSVSNVAVAVEAGMYEVERIPGGELNAVMVIPRPLDELEQTLPIASCWIEQPQPLKLPIAIKEKETEDELLQLPDLATLPVPLKEET, encoded by the coding sequence ATGCAGGCACAAAATCAAGGGCTTATCGTCTCTCAGCGAGCGAATCGTACTGATTTCCAGGACATGGCTTTGGGTTTAGTATCCACCCGCAGTTTTCCAGCGATCGTTGGTACAGCGGATATGATGCTAAAAACATCTGGAGTCACCTTGGTTGGTTATGAAAAAATTGGCAGTGGTTACTGTACTGCGATTGTGCGAGGTGGGACTGCCGATGTCCGCTTGGCGGTGAAAGAGGGTGCAGACACTGCCGAAAGCTTTGGTCAGTTGGTTTCCTCATTAGTGATTCCCAGACCCCTACCCAACCTAGAAGCGGTGCTTCCGATCGGCAATCGCCTCAGCCAGTTGGCTCAAAGCGGTGGTCACAGTCGTTTGAGTAATCAAGCGATTGGATTATTGGAAACGCGGGGATTTCCAGCGATGGTTGGAGCAGCTGATGCTATGCTCAAGGCAGCCGATGTCCAGCTAGCATCGTATGAAACGATTGGAGCTGGTTTGTGTACAATCATTATCCGAGGCTCTGTGTCGAATGTCGCTGTTGCGGTTGAGGCAGGGATGTATGAGGTAGAAAGGATTCCTGGTGGAGAATTAAACGCAGTGATGGTAATTCCTCGACCGTTGGATGAATTAGAGCAAACTCTACCAATCGCAAGTTGTTGGATCGAGCAGCCTCAGCCCTTAAAGTTGCCAATCGCGATCAAGGAAAAGGAAACAGAGGACGAGTTATTGCAACTGCCAGATTTGGCAACCTTGCCTGTGCCGCTCAAAGAGGAAACATAG
- a CDS encoding glycosyltransferase family 1 protein, giving the protein MRIALFTETFLPKLDGIVTRLSHTIDHLQRHGDQVLVVAPDGGITEYKGAKVYPVSGFPLPLYPELKLAVPRPAIGQALEEFQPDIIHVVNPAVLGLAGLFYGKVLKIPLVASYHTHLPQYLQHYGLGMLEGLLWELLKAGHNQAQLNLCTSTAMMQELTARGIARVELWQRGVDTESFHPELTCPQMRSHLSQGHPESPLLLYVGRLSAEKEIERIKPVLEAIPEARLALVGDGPHRQALEQYFAGTPTHFVGYLTGKELGSAFASADAFIFPSRTETLGLVLLEAMAAGCPVVAAGCGGITDIVVSGVNGYLFDPADEFGAISATQRLLEQRQERETIRKNARLEAERWGWAAATQQLQRYYTMVSPQRSAVLLR; this is encoded by the coding sequence ATGCGAATTGCTCTTTTCACTGAAACTTTTTTGCCCAAGCTTGATGGCATTGTCACGCGCTTAAGTCACACAATCGATCATTTGCAGCGTCACGGCGATCAGGTACTAGTTGTGGCTCCTGATGGCGGCATTACAGAATACAAAGGGGCGAAAGTTTACCCAGTTTCTGGCTTTCCACTGCCGTTATATCCAGAGTTGAAACTGGCAGTACCCAGACCAGCTATTGGTCAAGCCCTGGAAGAATTTCAGCCAGATATCATTCATGTTGTCAATCCCGCTGTTTTAGGATTAGCTGGGCTGTTTTATGGCAAAGTGCTGAAAATTCCTTTGGTGGCATCTTACCATACCCATTTGCCTCAGTATCTGCAGCACTACGGGCTGGGAATGCTGGAAGGGTTACTGTGGGAATTGCTTAAGGCCGGTCATAATCAAGCCCAGCTGAATTTATGTACCTCAACCGCAATGATGCAGGAATTAACCGCTCGGGGGATTGCGCGCGTGGAACTGTGGCAGCGGGGAGTGGATACTGAATCGTTTCATCCTGAGTTAACGTGTCCTCAGATGCGATCGCACCTGAGTCAAGGTCATCCTGAAAGCCCCTTGCTACTTTATGTAGGTCGTCTTTCAGCCGAAAAAGAAATTGAGCGGATCAAACCCGTGTTAGAGGCAATCCCTGAAGCTCGTCTGGCTTTAGTCGGAGATGGTCCTCACCGCCAAGCACTGGAACAATACTTTGCTGGCACTCCTACTCATTTCGTAGGATATCTGACTGGTAAGGAATTAGGTTCTGCTTTTGCTTCTGCAGATGCATTCATCTTTCCTTCGCGGACAGAGACACTAGGGTTAGTGCTACTGGAGGCAATGGCAGCTGGCTGTCCGGTTGTGGCAGCCGGATGTGGTGGGATTACCGATATTGTGGTTTCTGGGGTGAATGGATATTTGTTCGATCCAGCGGATGAATTTGGTGCGATTTCTGCCACTCAACGTCTGCTAGAACAGAGACAAGAACGAGAAACCATCCGCAAAAATGCGCGTTTGGAAGCGGAACGATGGGGATGGGCAGCTGCCACACAACAACTACAACGTTACTATACAATGGTTAGTCCGCAGCGTTCAGCCGTACTCTTGCGCTGA
- a CDS encoding EutN/CcmL family microcompartment protein, which yields MQIAKVRGTVVSTQKEPSLRGAKLLLLQFVDEEGRLLPQYEVAVDQVGAGLDEWVLISRGSAARQVAGSETRPLDALVVGIIDTVSVDNRIVYGKKDQYR from the coding sequence ATGCAAATTGCCAAAGTTCGCGGCACAGTTGTTAGTACCCAGAAGGAGCCAAGCCTGAGAGGCGCCAAACTGCTTTTGTTGCAATTTGTTGATGAAGAGGGACGCCTTCTACCACAATACGAGGTAGCGGTCGATCAGGTAGGTGCCGGGCTAGATGAGTGGGTACTCATTAGCCGCGGCAGTGCCGCTCGCCAAGTTGCTGGCAGTGAAACGCGTCCGCTCGATGCTTTAGTAGTGGGTATTATTGATACTGTTAGTGTTGATAACCGCATCGTTTACGGCAAAAAAGACCAGTACCGCTAG
- a CDS encoding AAA family ATPase — MKEELNILIQAQYPLIYLVTSEEERAEQAIATVAQLKPQRRIFVWTVTHGIVEHGQPRNVTQHNTVSPEAAVEWVIRQREPSIFIFKDLHPFIDSPATTRWLRDAIASFKGSQKTIILMSPMQQVPIELEKEVVVLDFPLPDMTELNQVLSKQLDQNRTRRLTTEAREKLLKAALGLTRDEAEKVYRKAQVTTGHLTETEVDIVLSEKKQLIRRNGILEYIEEDETIDAIGGLDELKRWLKQRSNAFTERAREYGLPQPKGMLILGVPGCGKSLIAKTTSRLWGLPLLRLDMGRVYDGSMVGRSEANLRNALKTAESISPAILFIDELDKAFAGSTGSADSDGGTSSRIFGSFLTWMQEKTSPVFVMATANRVERLPGEFLRKGRFDEIFFVDLPTVEEREEIFKIHLNKRKRDISRFDLDQLAKIADGFSGAEIEQALIAAMYDAFAQDREFTQLDIIAAIKATLPLSRTMTEQVTALRDWARQRARPAAASIAEYQRMEF, encoded by the coding sequence ATGAAAGAAGAGCTAAATATTCTGATTCAAGCTCAATACCCCCTAATCTACCTTGTGACCTCCGAGGAAGAGCGAGCTGAGCAGGCAATTGCGACAGTTGCCCAGTTAAAACCGCAACGCCGGATTTTTGTCTGGACAGTGACTCACGGGATTGTCGAACACGGTCAACCCCGCAATGTGACTCAGCATAATACGGTATCGCCAGAGGCGGCGGTTGAATGGGTGATCCGACAGCGAGAACCAAGTATTTTTATATTTAAGGATTTACACCCGTTTATTGATTCGCCAGCAACAACTAGATGGTTACGGGATGCGATCGCCAGCTTCAAAGGCTCGCAAAAGACGATTATTCTGATGTCGCCAATGCAGCAGGTGCCGATTGAGTTGGAAAAGGAAGTTGTAGTGCTTGACTTCCCCTTACCAGACATGACGGAACTGAATCAAGTTCTGTCAAAGCAGCTCGACCAAAACCGTACTCGTCGGCTGACTACAGAGGCAAGAGAAAAGCTACTAAAAGCGGCGTTAGGTTTAACCCGGGACGAAGCAGAAAAAGTGTATCGTAAGGCTCAAGTGACTACAGGTCATCTGACAGAAACCGAGGTAGACATTGTTCTGTCCGAGAAAAAGCAACTGATCCGGCGCAATGGTATATTAGAATACATTGAAGAAGATGAAACAATTGATGCGATTGGTGGCTTGGATGAACTGAAACGCTGGCTGAAGCAACGATCTAATGCTTTTACGGAAAGGGCAAGAGAGTATGGACTGCCTCAGCCAAAGGGAATGCTAATTTTGGGAGTACCCGGTTGTGGAAAGTCTTTAATTGCCAAAACAACATCCCGTCTGTGGGGTTTACCGCTTCTGCGGCTAGACATGGGGCGGGTATATGATGGTTCAATGGTAGGACGCTCAGAAGCGAACCTACGGAACGCCCTTAAAACAGCAGAATCGATCTCCCCAGCTATTCTGTTCATTGATGAACTCGACAAAGCTTTTGCTGGCAGTACTGGTTCTGCAGACTCAGACGGTGGTACTTCCAGCCGAATCTTCGGTTCTTTCCTCACTTGGATGCAAGAGAAAACTTCTCCCGTATTTGTGATGGCAACTGCCAACAGAGTCGAGCGCTTGCCAGGGGAATTCTTGCGGAAAGGACGTTTTGATGAAATATTCTTTGTAGATCTGCCCACTGTGGAAGAACGCGAAGAAATCTTTAAAATTCACCTTAACAAGCGTAAACGGGACATTTCTCGCTTTGACCTCGATCAACTCGCTAAGATTGCAGACGGATTTTCTGGGGCAGAAATTGAGCAAGCATTGATTGCTGCCATGTACGACGCTTTTGCTCAAGATCGCGAGTTTACCCAACTAGATATTATTGCTGCCATAAAAGCGACGCTGCCTCTGTCGCGGACAATGACAGAGCAAGTAACTGCCTTGAGAGATTGGGCAAGACAGCGCGCTAGACCTGCAGCAGCCTCCATTGCCGAATACCAACGAATGGAGTTTTAA
- a CDS encoding RNA-binding protein produces the protein MSIYVGNLSFKVTQEDLTSVFAEYGTVTRVQLPTDRESGRPRGFGFVEMETEAAEDAAIEALDGAEWMGRALKVNKAKPRTERSRPSNGSWGGNSDRGYSSRY, from the coding sequence ATGTCTATCTATGTAGGCAACCTATCCTTTAAGGTCACACAGGAAGACCTCACCAGCGTATTTGCAGAGTATGGAACCGTAACGCGAGTGCAACTCCCCACTGACCGTGAGAGCGGTCGCCCTCGTGGCTTTGGTTTTGTTGAAATGGAAACAGAAGCTGCTGAAGACGCTGCTATAGAAGCCTTAGATGGCGCTGAGTGGATGGGACGCGCCCTGAAAGTTAATAAAGCTAAGCCTCGTACTGAAAGAAGTCGACCCAGTAACGGTAGCTGGGGCGGAAACAGCGATCGCGGTTACTCTAGTCGCTATTAA
- a CDS encoding DUF1257 domain-containing protein, translating to MSHFSTLRTKITDVEILKTSLRDLGITVKTEADVRGYNGQRVRADLVAVLEGEYDLGWSRNSDGSFDLIADLWGVAKKHNQTELINSINQKYAVNKTLTEVKQRGLQNANVKLVLQK from the coding sequence ATGTCTCATTTTAGCACCCTGCGCACCAAAATCACTGATGTCGAAATCCTGAAAACCTCTCTGCGTGACCTGGGTATCACTGTAAAGACAGAAGCTGATGTTCGTGGTTATAACGGACAGCGGGTTCGGGCTGACTTAGTTGCAGTGTTGGAAGGTGAATACGATCTCGGTTGGTCTCGCAACAGCGATGGTTCTTTTGACCTGATTGCTGACCTGTGGGGCGTTGCTAAAAAGCACAACCAGACTGAATTGATCAACTCCATCAATCAGAAGTATGCCGTCAACAAGACCTTGACTGAAGTGAAGCAGCGCGGTTTGCAAAACGCCAATGTCAAGTTGGTATTGCAAAAGTAA